The genomic interval ataatatcaaaatcGACTCAACCAAACACCTAGAAAGGGAAGCAGGCAAAgtaaagattaaagaaaagTAATGATACATGGATATATCTCACTGACAATATCTGTTGCTCGATTTTGTGCCTTGTACCATGTAATTGAAGGGTCTTTGTCAGTCTTTTAGCTCATGAGCATGTGGTGGAAAGGATATATTCCAACACCAATTCTTGCTAAATAATCCCTGCATATGTATttatcatgtatatatatatatattcataacatttatGGTTTTATATTTCTGAAGATGCAAAGATGTTTTGCCATGCAGACAAGTCCCATCACCATGCAAATATCAGTTACGTACAACTAGAAAGCCAGAGGGAAAACAGAAACAGAAAGCGTTGTTAAAACTgtgaaaatatatacatatatatatataaaataattgagAGCAAACATTGCAACTTTTGCATGGAAAGAGGTGAGCTTAAGGAAAGTGACTGAGCTTCGGACTTCAAATATTTTCTCTCATGGTACACCATCAGTTGGAATTATTATGCTTATCGATCTAACACCTGAAGAGATTCTCTCTGTGTGCTACTTTCACTTTAATGCACTCccccaaaagaaaataattccATCGAAAAAATTcctttcaaaataattatatttttatcgacaaattatcaattaatctaattttttaattttcgaaaaaaaaaattttgttagcATCAATTTTTTcggaaataaattttttgtcgGATTCAAATAAAATGACTTAATAATGTAACGATCCGAATCTAAATGTTGTTGggtcaataattttttaaattttatattacttaaaataaaattataaataacaattaatataaatgttaataattatattcacACTCGATGAAAAACCGAACCACATTGACCAAGTAGAGTTGAGCAGCTAGAAAACGACTATTAAGAACCTTAGCAGACAATTTCTCTTAcctataatttaattaaatcataataTTGTTAAGTCCCTCTcatttctatcttttttttattatctttaattttttataataaaatttattttattcaaaaattttccatgGCTACTTATGACACATCACCATCCCACATCATTCGACATAGGCCTAAAATGACTAATTTATCCCTACTTTTTCACAAAATATGTAGAATACCCTTGGGGGGGGGGAAAATCTGGCATACACCTTGGGGGAAGTACCACCTCTAGGGTGCACGTGAACATGGagaatttttatgtattattGTCGGGTCCTTTTCGAGAAGGATTCGATCAGTGGCCACACCCGTGACGGGCGAGGCTATTTTCGTCACTTCCGTCTGCCCATCACGGCGGCTGCCAACTCTGGTGGCGAGTTTCGTAGTTCCGGGTCATTTATAGGGGTATTTCGGGAATATAATtgcttttaataaaattatcagcGGAAAACGACAAGTCTTCAACTTGAAGCTCACTTCCGCCAGCAATGTTTGAAAATAACTAGCTTGTGTGGGCTCTTTTATACATTGAAATACCTAAAGTGCCCCTGATTTCCTTGGAATATTACTAACTtgttcaagaaaaattaaattgagcTTAAGAATTAGAATCCTAGcaacaaacaataaaaataaaatccttaCAATGAAGCCATAcattaattcaatttgttttttttttttactttcacagagattaaaattttttaaattataacgTATAAAAAGCAAGAGTATTAGGTgtctagaaaagaaaaacgggtttattttagaatataaaagaaaaataaataaagaaaaatggacGGAGAGAGTATTAAATCTTTTttctaataatattaaagaaaTGAATGTATTTGACATGGTAAACTAAGGCTATAAGTTCCTAAAATTAACtgaaatgaggataagggcaaATTGTTAATACCAACGAAACCTAGGGGCAAATTGAGTATAACATTAGCCAACAGCGTTGAATATACTATAAGCTAGTGAGTAATATTTATGTATAGATAACAGCCAAAGAGGACTTGGTTGGCTTCTTATGTTCTTCCTTGTgctagcaaaaaaaaaaaaaaggaaaacctcAAGCACCAGAAATGAAGGAGAAATTCCTGGTTTTTGTCTTCCTCTAGCTACAAGAAAATCCCAAGTTTTTCTTGTTTGgggggtttttgttttttatttataaaaataaacaaataaatcttttctgCTTTTGGTGAGATGAGCGGCAAGAACTAGgaataaaagagagaaagaaacaagagagTCATTTggaaggaagagaaagaaagacaaaaagtTGGGTGTTTTTTTATCTGTTTCCTTTATCTTCAATGTCAAATATTACAGCAGGTGATGGCGGGAGCTTATCTTCAGGCAACACTGCTGGAGAAGAAGTTcatcaacaacaacaacaacaacaacagcagcagcagcaacaaCAAGAGCAAGTGAATCACTTCCATGGTTTAAACTCTTTGCCTCCTTCAACTAACAGCAATGGCTCCACCACTACTCCACAGGAGCAGCCTCCACCAGCTAAGAAGAAGAGAAACCTTCCAGGAACTCCTGGTAAAATGAACTGGCTGCTTCATCAACTACTTACTTATTTGCTTTTCTGGGCATCATTTGTTTGATTAAACAAActtggttttaaagattttgTTGTGTTAAAATTAACAGGGTCATTGAAGTAGAGAAGtgaagaaagatttttttgtttactgCTTTGAGTTTGAGTTCGTTACATCAGTAATTCAATGTTTTTTTTCTCTGATTCATCTTATGGCTTATAGACTACTTGGTATCAGTCAACAGAGTTCTCAAAATGTAAgcaaatgaatttttacctactCAACTAAGTTATCTTGGCATTACAGGCCGGATTTAGAAAGTTTTGGACATGTTCTTGCATATGCctgcatatatatacatatatattgttttggaTCAAAACAAATAGGGAAACCTTCTGCAGGCAGCTGATTTAATTCTTTAGGGCTGTTATGAAGAAGATTTCCTGTATTGTTTTGAGTAGGAAGAAAGGTTTTGGAGCCAATCTGGGTCAGAAAAATGGTGAATTATTGAAGTTTTAAGTTGTTAAAAGGGGTTTCAATTATTGGTTGGGTATCACAATCATTGCAGAGCAAACTGTTGGCCTTGCCCtcactccttttttttttttctttgttttgttttttaactGTTTCAAGTAAAGGAATCACATATCCCTGCTAATGGAATATCTGTACtttcccctctctctctctccctctttctttcttttttcctcttttctttctttctttctctctccctttTTCACATTTCATGTTGATCTAATCACTCCAGTCTCCTAActgtttatgttattttatttaagatGGCAGTCTGTTGAATTGTagtcaagtaagaaaaaggaCCCAAAATTTGGTTCTTCCAAGGAAATTGAAGATATTAACTGTGGAAAATGAACAATATAATGTTCTTTAATTCCCAACGATTATTTCCAAGTAAATTGGTTTTCTGAAACTTTTGAAAGTTAAGAGCACTAAAGCTTTAGAATAACAGAAAAATGCTATGGCAAAAAGTGAATGATGACATGTCTTTGCATGGGCTTTTATGTGTGCAGATCCCAATGCAGAAGTCATTGCTCTATCACCAAAGACCCTTTTGGCCACAAACCGTTTTGTATGTGAAATCTGCAAGAAAGGGTTCCAGAGGGACCAAAACCTTCAACTTCACCGGCGAGGCCATAACCTGCCATGGAAGCTTAGGCAAAGGACAAGCACTGAAATCCGGAAGCGGGTCTATGTCTGCCCTGAACCTTCATGCGTGCACCATAACCCGGCTCGAGCTCTAGGCGACCTGACAGGGATCAAGAAGCATTTCTGTCGAAAACATGGAGAGAAGAAATGGAAATGCGACAAGTGCTCCAAGAAATATGCTGTGCAATCAGATTGGAAAGCTCATTCAAAGACCTGTGGCACCAAGGAATATAAATGTGACTGTGGCACCATTTTCTCCAggtttatacatatatatttatccaCCTTTGAACATGACTCTATAACAGCAACTTGTCACaataaagatttaaaaaaaagttttgatttaATGTCTAGAACGCCATGTAAGACTAGTTGGCAGTGCATGCATGAACTAAGACTTGAAATCAATGGTGTTATCTTTGATAGAAAAAGGATGATTGGATCATTCGGATTGCTTCAGAATACATTATTTTTGGGTCGATGGTAGCAAGTTTAGTTAATTTCCCTAATACCCAATTGCTAGCTTTGCTTAAAGTCTTTGTTTGACCACAGATTCTGCATGAAATTGTTATTTTACTATAAAGTCTTAGTCCCCCTTCTTGTGGTCCAAGCAATTGAATAATGGACCCTTTTCCCAATAATTGTTCTTTCTCTGAAGATTATTAAGTGATTAACTAATCAGATtgtttatcattattatttttttttttttgcagaaGAGACAGTTTTATTACCCACAGAGCTTTCTGTGATGCCCTAAGTGAAGAAAACAACAAGGCAAACCAAGGACTTGTACCCAACGTGGGATCGAACTTACAAGCCCAAGTCCCTGAGCTTATTCCTGCAATTCCCATCAACAACAACCCCAACACATCTGCCATGAATATTTCTGATCCGTTCAGCCATGACACGAAAAGCCCTTTACAGCCCTTAAGCATGGCAGGAAGCATGTTCTCCAGCAATCCTGGAAACCTGTTTGGTGGAGCGAAAAGTAATGTTTCCAATCCTTCCTCCTCTTGCCTGCAACTCAATGCGAATAATTCGTCGACATTATTCGAAGGAAACGGGCACCTGTTTTCTGGCTCAGCCTCCATGTCTGCCACTGCCTTGTTACAGAAAGCAGCTCAAATGGGTGCAACTGCTACTACTGGTAGCCTGAACTCTCCCTTGATGGGGAAAAGTTTCACCACAAGCATGGCGCCACCATCATTTGTTTCAATGCAAACTCCTCAGAGTAATCAACCACAAATGCTAGGAGCTGATGCTGGATTCACCAACCAGTTCATGCAGAAGAGCCAAGAAGAAATACGGTCAGATCAGTTTTTCAATGCTAATGGAGGGGTTGACCATCAAAGTTCAGCTGTGAACAATATGGCGATGTTTTCAGGGGTTTTTGATCAAAACAATGCGTTGTTGAAGAGTATAAAGAACGATCAGCGCGGTGCAAGTTCAAATTCAGGGTTGAGTACCCCAAGAAGTGGTGGAGCAAACCCTTCTGGTCTGTCAGGCTTTAGTGGGGATATGATGACTGTTGATTTCTTGGGGATCGGGGGATCAAGACCCAGGAATCTGCTTGAAAAAcagcatcatcatcatcatcaaccaCAGCAAGATCATTTGGAGTTTGGAGGCTTTGCCCAGGCAAGACTGCAAGGCTTGAGCCATTTTCAGCAACATGCAGCTGTGGAGAAACCAATGTGGAAAGTTTAAAACTAGAAGTAGCTAGCTAGCTCAATAATAGAACTCCTTGCTAAAACTTCTTCTATcgctttttccttttccagcTCTTTATTTTTAGCCATGGATTAATATTTAAGAAAGTGGTCTTGCTAAAGAGCAAGGCATTCAGCATTTTGGCTAAATTTCAAGCAAGTTAATTAATCTTCCAATAATTGGTACACGTtagcttttctttaaaaaaaattagtacacgttagcttttctttaaaaaattaagtgaTTATTATCTTAAAAATTAAGCTATTAAAATATGCAGCATcgatatttataatatcaaAACTCATCTTTGTAAGATTGTTTTGATATTTCGtaacattttttcttatatgaATTCACGATACCTTTGTTACGAGCTAAGTCACTTTATCTACTCCACTCATTAAATTGCTTGACGTGATATCGGAATCAAATTCGAATTGATTCTAATATATATCACTTTattacaaaattattattattttttaaaaaaattaacctaTTGAGATATGTAACGTTAATGTTTATAAACCTAAAACCTCTCTTTTACCTAACCAATGTGAAATTCCTTTAAGATATGTTCACTACGAATTATCTCAAAGAGTAATTACATCATTGTCGTGCATGATTTGCATTAAATTTTTCCCTAAGACATtggttgaaaagaaaagaaagaaaacctttTACGTTTTGCCTTTGTAATCATTTGCtttaagctttttcttttcctttttttctttttttttttacgtgCACGGTCAAGCAAGGAGCAAGTGCAACACAATACTCTTTTTCTCCCTCGATGGACGAACCATCGACTCGTCATCCTCGTGCCATGGTGAGAGTAACATGCTTGCACAGATTCGGCCCGTGCAATACCCATCAAGCCTAAGTTAATAGATCATGAAAAGGCCCCCAAAAGGGAAAACAATGGCCTTCTCTAGATTTGTGGCTCTGAGTACCTAATGAAACCACAGACAATGAGAGCCACCAGAACTGGATAAGCATTATCAAGAAAAGCTGGccaaaacccaaatttttaTGCGTGATTGGTCATTAAGAAaccaatgaaaaatgcaaaacttACGCAAACATTTACGAAAACCCAGAGCATCTAAATTGGACCGTCAGTGCCTTGGAACTTATGTTCGTAACAAGCTATAGTTCTAATACCACCAAAGCAAAGTGCAGAAATGGCATTGCAGCAGTACCTTCATGCATGCAAATATGTGTCTCTGAACAGAATTTACATGACGCAATCATCCAACAACGGCCACAAGGAGAGTTTCCAGGAGGTGACAACGAGGCAAGGAAAGTCCCGGGCGGAGGAATTCGCACCGCTTGCGACAACATTCAGGCGGCGCCTACTTGTTGGTGTTGGTTCAGCTTCTCTAGTGGCTGTCGGTGCAAATTTTGGTGGCTTAACTAGTTTTCTTCTGGGGTTGGCACCAGAGGGTGGTCGAAATTTGAAGCTGGATGTGCTTTATCCAATTGAAGGATATAGTCGTCGCATTGAAAATAATGAAGGATTTGGTTAGTAAGTTCTATTACTCGACTTCCTTGATaactttattttctataaatTTCGAGAAAAGATGAcgaatatatatatcataatatCATAGTCGTATAAACATTGAAATACTCAAACAGTGCCAGACACagataattaaagtaaaatgaaaattgatatAAGATTTTTGGACTGCTTGCAGAGTTCATATACCCGGCAAGTTGGGTTGGAGATCAAAGGTTGCTATATAGAGCAGCTGAGAGATTGGAGAGATCACTTGATCCACTTCCCACGAGCAGTCTGAAATCCAGCAATCGTCCCCGCAAGAATGTGAACGAACCAATTGTTGCCTACGGTCCGCCTGGTTCGAGTGGTGAGCTCAATGTCAGTGTCATTGTCTCACCAGTCCCCCTAGACTTCTCGTGAGTATACTACTATCACCTTTAACAAACCTCCATATAGAGATGTCAATTAATGTTTCGTAAAGGTATCTTATAATCGTGTTCAGGTAGAGTTCGAGTAGTAATACTATTATCCATTACAGATTCGATTAAGACCCGGGTAGTAATCTTAGGGTACCCACTACCTTACCCGATGACATCCCGGAAGATGAAGCTAATGGCCTAATGCTTTGCCTTTTTGCATTCATAGAATTGAAACTTTCGGAGGGCCAAAAGAGGTGGGCGAAGCTGTGGTTCGAACGATCACAGGACAACGCCCTGATGTTAAAGGAACTCTGATAGAATCATCTGTGAGAGAGGATCCTTCCAAGAATGTCAAGTACTACGAGTTGGAATTCAGAGTCGAAAGCCCCTCGTTCCAGCGGCATAATGTTGCCGTTTGTTGTGCTCGTGGGGGTAGGCTCTTCACTCTGAATGCACAAGTAGCAGAATCCGCATGGCCAGAGTTCAAGTCAGTCTTCTATAGAATTGCTAATTCATTTAGTCTTACCACTTGATATGGAGTTTTACTTCAGCTTCTTTCCAGGACCTGTCGACAGCACAAGCATAAACAACGGTTGTCAACAGGTTCTGGGATATCAACGTTTTTGTGGGGGAATTGTCGGTCTTTCAGTGGGAATTGGttgcataaatataaaatcatacaTTGTCAAGAATCAGATGTCTTAAATCCTTCAAGTACTGTCAGAATTATAGGTTTACATATAAATACATTTGTACATCGAAATTCCATCAGGCACCCACAATGGGCCACTGGAGAAACTATACTTTCTATATCTAAAATTATAATCACTATACAGAGAATTCAGGCACAAGTTATCTGTCTTCGCTTGGCAACCTTCTCCAGATTCTCAGACACCGCTGCAGTTAAATTAGGATCCTCGAATCCAAGCTCAGTGCCCAGTCTGCAATGGGAGAAGAATAGAAACAGTGGACTCAGCCGAAGGGAAAGCAACAAAAGGGAAAATCAAAAGGGTAGTGGGTTGGAGAAACATTTTAGGGAGTAATTAAGCTCAGCAATGCCCTTGTCTTTTCCCTTGGCCCCAATACCTTCGCAAGACCAAATCCCCTAACGGAATATGCACTTATATCTAAAGGGACAAAGGTCAAGTGGGAGGGCTCATTCTTTTTTATCAGACTCCAATAAGATCAACGTGAAATGCTAACATTAAGACCAAGACAAAATTAAGGCTAAATTGACTTACTTTGGATCGAGCACCAATTTTTGGACCTCTTTAATAGCCGAACTAGCTGCATATAATGAGATCTTTCCCACCTGCTTCAACACAATGGGTGAAGTTAGTAAACCCAAGGAACATGGCAAGCACAGGGAAAAGAAAGCACTGAATACTTCTTGGGGTATAAGCCTGACCTCCAAAATTTGAAGTTTTCCGTCATGGTCATTTGGAAGACAGCGGATTTCTTCGGCCAATCTCACAGCCTCCCCCACACTTTCGGGAAATAAGAAGTCAAGTCCTAACTGAACAGTGGACTGAAAAATTCAATACAAGGAAATCAGTCAATTGAAGTATAACCATAAGCAAAATAATATACTTCTATACACCAGAGTTGAGTTTTATCAAGTTTTTCCAATTCTGCCTACTAATTCAAGAAGGTAAAGATGcatttaacaaataaaatctgaCAGCATATTTTCTGTTTGGCCAGATTCCATAATGATGGACCATTCGAGGAAGAACTTAATttgttcaataacttcaaattAGTTACTGCAAAGATTGGTCCCAAGTTTATAAATCATGAAACCATTCTTGTAAGCAATACCAGGCCAGAATCGTCTCTCCCTCAGAAGAATAGACTCAAGGATTAGTTTCCACAGTAATGAACATCATTTTATCCAACAAGGTAAAAGACTAGTATATTGGACGTACTCAACGACATCAAATGTCACCTTATCTGCCatatttacaataaaattaCAGAACTCATCCAAACATGGAAGGTTACTGATTAGAAGACCCACCTGGAGATTCCTCACTTGGAAAGGGCACCCAGCAGGGACAAAGACAGCTTGCCCCAAATGCTGTTCAAACGACCATGGCACCACTcctgttaaaaaaaaaaacaacttttaacactcaaaaataaatattattatctaTTACATTAATGATTCAAAACTACTGATACAAAGAGAATATTGAAATTGTCACTGGCTTGAAATTACAATAAggttttccaaaaaaaattgtgaCCTCAACTCCAATTTCATCTCCTAGAAAATTGGtttctaaacattttacaGTAGTAGGTTGTTATCTTATCCATCTTCCTGTCAGCAACCATGAGggtttccttctttttctggAAGACTTGGCTGGCTTAcagaaattttcaaaatcacagCAAAATTTTCACTCGATTAGGAATAACACAATCAGAATGGTTCCTGGACAAATTGAATACTAGTCTGCAAATATGCAACACTTCATCCATGTGCCACAAAAAAGGACAGTTGAACGAACTCCAAGACATAAACTCTCTGAAATTGACATCAATTATCCTTACCAAATTCTTCCCTCAACTTTCTCTTATGATGCTCATTCAGGTAAACCACTTCATCATACAGAGGACATATCAcctgaaaatcaaaataaagaatCACCAACATGCACTTCTGCACAAGCAAACGTGTTAAAAGTGGAGCTTCTACAACTAAGATCATAAACTTACAGTATCACTTATTGCACTTTCAGGCTTCCCAGAATCCATCCAGTGCATACGCAAATACTCAATTAACTTTGGAACATCCTGTCGGTGGAAGACATCCCAACAAGCTCCTGCATGAGTCTTTCCCAGAACATCCCTTCTATTGCCATTTAACTGTTCAAAATCCACAGATTTCTCCCCAACCATAGTAGTTTCAGCTCCTTGATCATCCATTTTCTCATCCTCATGTACAGCAGATGTGCTCTCGTATTCATCATTCATATCAGTTCCATCAAGTGATAAATCAGGTAACCCTTTCTCATCTGACCTTGTTTCAGGATCACCCAAAGACTCATTTACCTCAGATTCCCCATTGGAATTTTGCATGTCCTCCATTTTTGTCTTCTGACCCTTAGCATTCACATCACATGTATGTACCAACAAGTAAACCTGACAAACGCCTCAACTTTCAGTTCATACACTTTACCGCAGAATatagagatttaattttaatgctTAAGAAAAAGAGTTAAAGGTAATTCAGACTTTGCTCATGAATCATTAATAATTGAATCCATTGTCTCTTTCATATTAAAGATCTAAGATGGTATTACAAACATACATGTTTTAATCTTGCATGTATACCAAAGTAATAGAGTAGAAATAGCAAAAGATAATGCAAAAATGAAAACCTAAATGCTATTCAAGCATTAATTTCCAGTATAGGACCCATAGATTTAATCCTTTGATACACATTAAGACATAAAAGAACAATATACACATAGGAAGCTGCAGTCCCAAAGTATCCTTCTATTAAGAAAGTAAGCATCTGAAAGTAATATTGACCACAATGGttaatgaaaaaagaatttcatttttttttttaatttatgcaCTAAAATTAGTCAAGATAGGGGAAAAAGCAACTTACCATGTCACGCATTTTGAAATGGAGATTGGTTACTGAATCCCCTCTACCAAGTTCTTCATAGGTCCCATACGATATATAAATCTTAGGTCCTACATCATTTTGCAAGGAATAATGGGGCAATTTTGCAGCAACATTTAGAAGACCCAACCTGGAATGAATGTACTCAAGTAAAGGAAGTTTACTGATAAACTCAGGTCTCTGGTACATTAAAAACTCTTCAGAAGCACCGGGAGAAGGCCAATCTTTCAACTTCAACATTTCCAGCCAACCATTTTCGTGATATCTTCCCTCCATGTatcctttgataaattgaccGAGTTCAATATCAACCTGACATCATGTCAAATCAGACCCACAGATATAAAAGCGTGTAACACATAATATCAATTAAATTACTGAGAAATCAAGATCGCACACATATAAGCAGTAGCATTGAGAACCCACCTCAGACCAGTCTAAGCAATCTATGGCCTTGACCATTCtgttttcatcttttattttctcatccACATTCTCCTGAATTCCTCTCCATATAGACACTGGATCCCAACTTGACATGGATGAGACATCACATACCTCCTTGACAATCACAGGTTCACCATTGCCCCAACGCTTTCTAAAATCTGCAATCCCTTCTGCTTTAAGATCTTGAGACGATGGAAAGTATAAAAGATTATCATCACTACCCTCTCTGTCAGAGAATTGACAGAGTCTGGGATCATTTGATTCAGTCTTTTCTGAACTTTCAACATCATAAACCTTACAGCCACTAACCATTTCCTCAACGTTCTTTACCAGTTTTGCAACCCAATTCATCTTAAAAATACGGTTTAAGTTCAATGAGTGATGACCACAGCCACCATACTCCATTGGAGGACATGGAATACTGCCATCACTGTTGGCTTTCCAGCCAGAGAACTTATCCAAGAAATTCAGTTTCAATTCAGATACTTGTCCCATAGCAGTTTCTTTGTCTAGAGTTCTCTCACCAGTCTCATTTCCTACATCTTCAACACCACCTGAAGATGCTCTCCGAAGATCTTGACAGCAACAGAGGCACAGATCATACGAGCAATTTGGACAATGCCGATGATAATCAATAATAGGTATCCTACAGAAATTGCTGCAAAAAGACAAAGTTATAAACCATAAGCCATTGGAACAACAGGCATGATTATGTGCTATCCGTACTTTCGCACATCTAATTAGTAAACCTCGTCAAAAGGACAGAAAAATCAACCAATTAAACTAACCAAATTAAGtgaaactaatttaaaataact from Theobroma cacao cultivar B97-61/B2 chromosome 5, Criollo_cocoa_genome_V2, whole genome shotgun sequence carries:
- the LOC18600454 gene encoding protein indeterminate-domain 2, which produces MSNITAGDGGSLSSGNTAGEEVHQQQQQQQQQQQQQQEQVNHFHGLNSLPPSTNSNGSTTTPQEQPPPAKKKRNLPGTPDPNAEVIALSPKTLLATNRFVCEICKKGFQRDQNLQLHRRGHNLPWKLRQRTSTEIRKRVYVCPEPSCVHHNPARALGDLTGIKKHFCRKHGEKKWKCDKCSKKYAVQSDWKAHSKTCGTKEYKCDCGTIFSRRDSFITHRAFCDALSEENNKANQGLVPNVGSNLQAQVPELIPAIPINNNPNTSAMNISDPFSHDTKSPLQPLSMAGSMFSSNPGNLFGGAKSNVSNPSSSCLQLNANNSSTLFEGNGHLFSGSASMSATALLQKAAQMGATATTGSLNSPLMGKSFTTSMAPPSFVSMQTPQSNQPQMLGADAGFTNQFMQKSQEEIRSDQFFNANGGVDHQSSAVNNMAMFSGVFDQNNALLKSIKNDQRGASSNSGLSTPRSGGANPSGLSGFSGDMMTVDFLGIGGSRPRNLLEKQHHHHHQPQQDHLEFGGFAQARLQGLSHFQQHAAVEKPMWKV
- the LOC18600455 gene encoding psbP domain-containing protein 7, chloroplastic, with amino-acid sequence MALQQYLHACKYVSLNRIYMTQSSNNGHKESFQEVTTRQGKSRAEEFAPLATTFRRRLLVGVGSASLVAVGANFGGLTSFLLGLAPEGGRNLKLDVLYPIEGYSRRIENNEGFEFIYPASWVGDQRLLYRAAERLERSLDPLPTSSLKSSNRPRKNVNEPIVAYGPPGSSGELNVSVIVSPVPLDFSIETFGGPKEVGEAVVRTITGQRPDVKGTLIESSVREDPSKNVKYYELEFRVESPSFQRHNVAVCCARGGRLFTLNAQVAESAWPEFKSVFYRIANSFSLTT
- the LOC18600456 gene encoding lysine-specific demethylase JMJ25, producing MDHPRSGSGNGEDNVGIPDDLRCKRSDGKQWRCTAMSMPDKTVCEKHYIQAKRRAANSALRASLKKKRKLGGETEVYADKSDDFDVPLISRKVEDYPPPVSGKKYKEKVSKNQIQYSPETPPMRNFPARNSVKMEDDYQRDGSPFEENWRSYKIKSFSAADSSRNRSQRSYDDVAMPVGDSEESSEEVFVGKTCHQCRQNDRERVSWCLKCDKRGYCDSCISTWYSNIPLDEIEKACPACRGSCNCKACLRGDNMIKVRIREIPVLDKLQYHYSLLSSVLPVVKKIHQEQCSEVELEKKLHGTAIDLVRAKVNADEQMCCNFCRIPIIDYHRHCPNCSYDLCLCCCQDLRRASSGGVEDVGNETGERTLDKETAMGQVSELKLNFLDKFSGWKANSDGSIPCPPMEYGGCGHHSLNLNRIFKMNWVAKLVKNVEEMVSGCKVYDVESSEKTESNDPRLCQFSDREGSDDNLLYFPSSQDLKAEGIADFRKRWGNGEPVIVKEVCDVSSMSSWDPVSIWRGIQENVDEKIKDENRMVKAIDCLDWSEVDIELGQFIKGYMEGRYHENGWLEMLKLKDWPSPGASEEFLMYQRPEFISKLPLLEYIHSRLGLLNVAAKLPHYSLQNDVGPKIYISYGTYEELGRGDSVTNLHFKMRDMVYLLVHTCDVNAKGQKTKMEDMQNSNGESEVNESLGDPETRSDEKGLPDLSLDGTDMNDEYESTSAVHEDEKMDDQGAETTMVGEKSVDFEQLNGNRRDVLGKTHAGACWDVFHRQDVPKLIEYLRMHWMDSGKPESAISDTVICPLYDEVVYLNEHHKRKLREEFGVVPWSFEQHLGQAVFVPAGCPFQVRNLQSTVQLGLDFLFPESVGEAVRLAEEIRCLPNDHDGKLQILEVGKISLYAASSAIKEVQKLVLDPKLGTELGFEDPNLTAAVSENLEKVAKRRQITCA